The DNA region CTTCCCGTGGTAGGACTCAAAGACGGTACGCGCCAGACCCCCCGTGCTGTCAACCCGGCCCAGGGCATCGACCACCACCTACCGCGTGTCGACCGGCGTGTCCCCACCGACACCCCGCCGACCACCAGACGCAACCCCCGACGCGGCCAGCACGTAACGCTCCACCAGACCCGCCGCCGCCTGCGGAAACTCCCCCACCAGCAGACCCGCCGCCGCCAACACGTACGACGCGTCGACCACCGGCACCGCCGCCCGCGGCACCAACCAGCCACCACCCCGGTCGTCGGCCAGCCGCCGCAACACCCCGACCGCGTCAGCCGCCGACGCGTGCCGCAACACCCCACCCGAACCCACCAGCCACCGCACCCGCCGCAGATCCCGCCCACCGCCCGGCTCCTGCCCGCCCCCACGCGCGTGCCGACGCACCGCCACCACCGCCGCCAACTCCACCAGCCGCAGATCCACCGCCCGACCCGCGTCGTCGACCGGCACCAGACCCGGACACGCCACCCGCCGCGCCGCCGCCGCCGTCAACGCCACCGCCTCGGCGTCACCGACCAGACGCTCCGCCACCGCCGCAGCGACCACCCCCGCCGCACCCACCCGCACCCCCAGGTCGCCCTCCACCGTGCGAGCCTGACCCCACCAGCCGGCCACCTCCGGCGTGGACACCGGTTCGGCACCCGCCGGCTCACCGTCCGGCGCCACCACCGAATACACGTCCGTCGTCGCCCCGCCCACGTCGACCACCAGCACATCGGCCCCCACCCGGTCAGCGAGGACCCCCACCCCCGACACCACCGCGTCCGGCGTCGCCGCCCGCACGCTCGACGCGAACCGGCCGTCACGCGACAACCCCGAGCCGCCGATCACATGTCGCAGAAAGACCTCCCGCACCGCAGCCCGCGCCGACGCCGGTGCCAACACCCCCAACCGGGGCAGCACGTTGTCCGCCACCGTCACCGCCAACCCCGCAGCCCGCAACGCGGCGCCCGCCACCGCCCGCCCCTGCACGTTGCCCGCCACCACCACCGGCGTCGACATTCCCGCCGACGCCAACCTCGCCGCGTTGTGCAGCAGCACCTCCACGTCACCGCCGTCGGTCCCCCCGACCAGCAGCACCACGTCCGGTGCCGCCGCCCGCAGCCGTGCCACCTCCGGCGCGTCCAACCGGCCCGCCGCCACGTGCACCACCCGCGCCCCCGCCGACAACCCCACCCGGACCCCGGCCCGCGCCGTCACCAACGGCTCATACCCCACCACCGCCAGCCGCAGCCCACCACCCGCCGACGAACACACCAGCCACGGCGCACCCCGTACCCCGCCCGGCACCCCCGCCCCCGCCGCCGTCACCGCCGCCGCCAGACCCTCCCACACGTCCGAGCCCACCGTCGTCGGATGCGCCGCCGACGCCAGCAGCGCCCCGTCGGCCACATCCACCACCACGACCTTCGTCACCGTCGACCCGACATCGGCACACACCGCCACGCTCACTCGGCACCACCCGCCGCCGGCACCACCACCGTCCCCGTCGCCGTCACCGCCACCAACGGCGGCACCACCACCCGCGCCGCCGACACCGACAGTTCCGGCCGCCCCCGACACACCACCGCGCACTCGAACCGCACCGACCGGCTGCGCACCCCCACCCGTACCACCGTCCCGGTCGCCTCCACCACGTCCCCGGCCCGCACCGGAGCCACGAACCGCACCTCGTCGTAGCCCGCGAACAACCCTTCGTCGCCGTCACCCCGGATACACAACTCCGTCGCCACGTCACCGAACAGACCCAGCACGTACGCGCCGTCGACCAGACCACCCGCGTAGTGCGCGTGCCCGTACGGCACGTACCGCCGATGCGTCACCGACAACCCGACCACCGCGCTCACGCCGCCACCCGGGCCCGGGCCACCACCGCGTGCACCAGGTAACTCGCCACCTCACGCGGTGTCGCACCCCGACCGAAGATCCGGTCCACCCCCAACTCGCGCGCCATCAACTCGTCGAACCGGGGACCACCGACCACCAGCAACGGCCGCCGCGCCGCCGGCACCGCCTCCCGCACCGCCGCCGACAGCTCCCGCACATTGTGCAAATGCGCATCACGTTGTGTCACCACCTGGGAGACCAGGATCGCGTCCGCGTCCACCCGCACCGCCTCCTCCACCAGCTCCGCCACCGGCACCTGCGCCCCCATGTTGACCACCGCGAACTCCCGGTAGTACTCCAAACCCTTCTCCCCTGCGATTCCCTTGACGTTGAGAATCGCGTCGATGCCGACCGTGTGCGCGTCCGTACCGATACACGCCCCCACCACCGACAACCGGCGCCCCAGCCCGGCCCGCACCGCCGCATTGACCTCCTTGGCCGCCAACAACGGAAAGTCCCGCTCCACCACCCGCACCGCCGACAGATCCACCAGATGACGCACCCGCCCGTACACCACGAAGAACGTGAAACCCTCCCCGACCGGCGCAGCGTGCACCACCATCACCGCCTCGAGCCCCATCTTCTGCGCCAACTGCGCCGCCGCGCCCTCCGCCCGCTTACCCGCCGGCACCGGCAACGTGAACGACACCTGCACCATCCCGTCACCGGTCGTGTCCCCGTACGGACGCACCACCTCAGCCACCGTCACCACCACCCACCGGCTCCGCCAACAACTCCGACACCGGATTGACGTACCCGTCGGCCTGCGCCACGACCCCGTCACGGCCCTTACCGCCGTCCACCGGCCGACGCATCACACCGAACGTTCCGTCGGCGATCGCCGACAACAACGACCCGTCGACGATCCGCTCCAACAACTCCACCGCCTCGCCCAGCACCTGCCCGGCCCGCCGTTGAATGAACCCACCCGGCGCCGGAACGAAATCCTCCGCCAGACCCCCGGCCGCACCCAGCACGTACCGCACGTTCTGCAACGCGATGTCCCGGTCACTGAGCCACGGCGTCGCCACCGCCTCCGTCATCATGCCGACCAGCAGAATCCCCTGCCCCGTCAACACCCCCGCCAAATTGAAGAACCCGTTCAGCAGATTCCCCCGGAACACGTCACCGGTCATGTGCCGAGTCGGCGGCATCCACTTCAACGGCGCCTCCGGAAACAACTCCCGCGCCAACAACGCATGCGCCAGCTCCAACCGGAACGACTCCGGCACCGACGGATCGATCTCGAACGCGTGCCCCAGCCCCAACTGCCAGTCCGCCAGCCCCGCCTCCCGGGCGAAGAACTCGTTCAGCAGCTGCGACACCGTCACCGTGTGCGCCGCCTCCACCGCGTCCGCCGTCGTCAGATAATTGTCCTCACCAGTGTTGATGATGATGCCCGCCCGCGCGTGCACCTGCCGAGAAAACCGCTGATCGACGAACGTCCGCACCGGATTGATGTCCCGGAACAAAATCCCGTACATCGAATCGTTCAACATCATGTCCAGCCGTTCCAGACCAGCCAACGCCGCCATCTCCGGCATACACAGACCCGACGCGTAATTCGTCAACCGCACATATCGACCCACCTCGGCTGACACCTCGTCCAACGCCGCCCGCATCAACCGGAAGTTCTCCTGCGTCGCGTACGTCCCCGCGAACCCCTCCCGCGTCGCCCCCTCCGGCACGTAGTCCAACAACGACTGCCCCGTCGAGCGGATCACCGCGATCACATCCGCACCGGCCCGTGCCGCCGCCTGCGCCTGCGGCACATCCTCATGGATGTCCCCCGTCGCCACGATCAGATACACCCACGGCCGCCGCGGCGGATCACCCCACCGCGCCACCAGCCGCTCCCGCTCCCGCCGCGCCCTGTCCACCCGCCCCACCCCGACCGCCGCCGCCGCCCGCGCCCACCGCCGCGCCGCCTGCGCCGCCGCACCCACCGGCACCTCGAACCGCACCCCACCCGACGCCGCCTCCTGCGCCAACCGGGTCAACGCCGCCCCGTCCACCCGTGACGCCCCACCCCGCAGCACCGCGTCACACACCGGCACCGCCACCCCCAACCCCAACCCCACCTGATCCGCCACCGCGTCCACCAAGCGGTTCACCCACGGAATCCCCTCCGCGTCCGCCCCGGCCACCCCCATCAACCGCAGCACCGCCCGCTCCACCGACACCGTCGTACGGCTACGGGCCAACTCCACCACCGGCGCACCCGCCCGCGCCGCCAGCTCCCGCGCCCGCGCCACCACCACCGGGTCCAGGCCCAACACCCCGCTCACCCCGCACCCACCGCGACCTGCCCCGCCGCCACGAAGATCTCCCGCCCCCGCGACACCGTCCGCAGACACCGCGGCAACGGCGTCGGATCCGCCGGACCCCACACCGCCGGATCATCCGCCAACACCACCGGCAATCCCTGTGGCGACACCCCCGCCGGAGCCGACCACACCGCGAACGTCGCCGCCGCACCCAACGCCAACACCCCCTCCCGGGACGCGTCCACCACCCCCGGCGGCAACGCCCGCCACCCGCCCCGGGTATGCGCCGCGAACGCCGACCGCACCGCCAACCGCGACGCCGGATTGAAATGCGCCGCCGCCGCCCGCACCGCACCCCACGGATCCAGCGGCGTCACCGGCGAATCCGACCCGAACGCCAACGGCACCCCCACCCCGTGCAGCACCGCGAACGGATTCGACGCCAACGCCCGCTCCGCACCCAACCGGGCCGCGTACATCTGACTGTCACCACCCCACAACCGATCGAACGCCGGCTGCACGCTCGCCACCACCCCGAACTCCACGAACGCCGCCACCACCCGCCGATCCAGCAGCTCCACATGCTCCACCCGGTGCCGACCCGCCCGCAGCCGATCCACCCCGACCTGACGCGCCGCCGCCGCGAATCCGTCCGCCACCGCCGACAACGCCGCGTCACCGATCGCGTGGAACCCGCCCTGCACTCCCCACCGGACACACTCCACCAGATGCGCCGCCACCTGATCCGCGGTCAGAAAACACCGACCACAGCCATCCCGGTCGACGTACGGCCGCGACACGTACGCCGTACCCGAACCGAACGCGCCATCAACGAACAGATCACCCCCGGCACCCACCGCACCCAGCTCCCGCGCCCGCTGCAGCCCCATCAACTCGCCCCAGTAGCCGTACACCTCCGGCAGCCCGTCCCCCGACATCGCCAACACACCGGCGAAATCCGCCTCCGACGAGATGACCGGACCACCGCACTCGTGCACCGCCGCGATCCCCGCCCGCGCCGCCGACTCCAACGCCGCCCGCTGCGCGCCCGCCCGCTGCACCGCACCCAACGCACCGAACGCCGCCGCCCGCACCGCATGATGCGCATCCGCCCGCACCCAACCCGGCACCCCGCCAACCGCCGGCACGTCCGCCTCGGTCGTCGGCGCCGACGGCACCGCCGCCAGCAGCGCCTGCGACACCAACGCCGAATGCATCGACGCCTGCGACAGGTACACCCGACGGCCGCCGGCCGCCCTCGACAACTGCCCCGCGTCCGGCGGCACGGCCCGCCCCCACGTCGACTCGTCCCAGCCGTGCCCCAGCACCACCGCGTCACCCGGCAGCCCCGCCGCGAACCCCGCCACCCGGTCCAGCAGCTCCTGCGGCGACCGCACCGCCGACAGATCCAGCCCGGACGACACCAGACCGGTGTCCGTCGCGTGCACGTGGGCATCCACGAACGCCGGCGTCACCACCGCCCGGTCCAGGTCCACCACCACGTCGGCCCGGGGCGCGTCCGCGTCCACCCCCAACCAGGCGATCCGGCCGTCGCGCACCAGCAACGCCGTCGCCCCCGGCTGCGCCGGACAGTACAACCGGCCACCCCGGTACAGCACCGCCGGCAGATCGGCACCGGACACCATCGCAGGATTCGTCATGGCGATCAGTCTGCCGTCAGCCGGGCCTCGAACAACGCCCGAACCCCCGGCTCGGCACGCAGCAGCCCCACCGCGAACTCCGCATGACCCGGCACGAACCCGTTGCCGACCAGCATCGTCACATCCGCCGCCAGCCCCTCGGCGCCCAACGCCGCCGCCGCGAAGCTCGTCGCCATCGAGAAGAACACCACCGTTCCACCATCCGCGGTCGACAACACCGCCCCGTGCTCACAGCCGGGCACGTCGACACAGACCACCGTCACATCGGCCCCGCCACCCAGGACCTCGCGCACGGCGGCCGACACCGCCACCGGATCCCGCGCGTCCGCCACCACCACCGCCGACGCCAGACCAGTCGCCGCCAACCGGTCATGCTCCGCCCGGGTCGGCACCACCCCGACCGTACGGGCGGCTCCCGCCCGCCGCGCCGCCGCCACCGCGAGACAGCCACTCTTGCCCGCCGCGCCCAGTACCGCGACCGACAACCCCGCACGCGGATCCGCCGGCACCTGCCGGCGCACCACCCGGTCGGTCAACGCCGGCGCGCCGCACACGTCGAACACCGCCAGCGCCAGCCGGTCCGGCAGATCAGCCGGCAGCGGTGCCACCACGGTACGGCCGAACAGGATCGCGTGCCCCGTACACGGCACCTGCTCGCCGGTACCGTCCCAACCCGCCAGCCCGTCGGTGACCACCAACGGCGTCAACGTCAACGAGACCAGGCTGGCCACCCGCTGCCCCACCCGCACACCGGCGGTCGACCGGGAACCGACGGCGTCGACGGTGCCGATCAGCATCCCACCGGAGCCGGTCACCGGGTTGTGCATCTTCCCCCGCCGCGCAATGATCCCCGCGACCTCGGCTCGCACCGCCGCACCGTCACCGCCGTGCGCCTCGCGCAGCTGGCGGAAGCTGGCCGCGTCGAGGTTGAGCCGCTCCACCCGGATCCGGATCTCGTCGTCGGCGATCCGGGGGTCGGTGTCCAACCGCCAGGCCGCCTGCGGCAATGCCCCGACCGGCTCGCGCACCCGATGCAGACCGACCGGCGACAGCACCGCACCCTCCTTCGCAGCAAACCCGCCTGCAGTCAAGAACCTCAACCTGGGCCTGACAAGACGGGAAGTCTTCCGGCAGAATAGTGGGACAGCGAAAAGATATCCAGATGCCCTCGAGGTCGGCCCGCAGGAGCACACATGCCGCAACCCATCTCGGCCACGACCACCTCGGCCACCTCGGCCACCCCGCACCAGCCGTACGCCTACCGCCGACGCCCCCTCGTCGAACCCGACTGGACCCGGCTGCCCGGATGGC from Solwaraspora sp. WMMD791 includes:
- a CDS encoding hotdog domain-containing protein, translating into MSAVVGLSVTHRRYVPYGHAHYAGGLVDGAYVLGLFGDVATELCIRGDGDEGLFAGYDEVRFVAPVRAGDVVEATGTVVRVGVRSRSVRFECAVVCRGRPELSVSAARVVVPPLVAVTATGTVVVPAAGGAE
- a CDS encoding OAM dimerization domain-containing protein: MTVAEVVRPYGDTTGDGMVQVSFTLPVPAGKRAEGAAAQLAQKMGLEAVMVVHAAPVGEGFTFFVVYGRVRHLVDLSAVRVVERDFPLLAAKEVNAAVRAGLGRRLSVVGACIGTDAHTVGIDAILNVKGIAGEKGLEYYREFAVVNMGAQVPVAELVEEAVRVDADAILVSQVVTQRDAHLHNVRELSAAVREAVPAARRPLLVVGGPRFDELMARELGVDRIFGRGATPREVASYLVHAVVARARVAA
- a CDS encoding zinc-binding alcohol dehydrogenase, with protein sequence MSPVGLHRVREPVGALPQAAWRLDTDPRIADDEIRIRVERLNLDAASFRQLREAHGGDGAAVRAEVAGIIARRGKMHNPVTGSGGMLIGTVDAVGSRSTAGVRVGQRVASLVSLTLTPLVVTDGLAGWDGTGEQVPCTGHAILFGRTVVAPLPADLPDRLALAVFDVCGAPALTDRVVRRQVPADPRAGLSVAVLGAAGKSGCLAVAAARRAGAARTVGVVPTRAEHDRLAATGLASAVVVADARDPVAVSAAVREVLGGGADVTVVCVDVPGCEHGAVLSTADGGTVVFFSMATSFAAAALGAEGLAADVTMLVGNGFVPGHAEFAVGLLRAEPGVRALFEARLTAD
- a CDS encoding lysine 5,6-aminomutase subunit alpha → MSGVLGLDPVVVARARELAARAGAPVVELARSRTTVSVERAVLRLMGVAGADAEGIPWVNRLVDAVADQVGLGLGVAVPVCDAVLRGGASRVDGAALTRLAQEAASGGVRFEVPVGAAAQAARRWARAAAAVGVGRVDRARRERERLVARWGDPPRRPWVYLIVATGDIHEDVPQAQAAARAGADVIAVIRSTGQSLLDYVPEGATREGFAGTYATQENFRLMRAALDEVSAEVGRYVRLTNYASGLCMPEMAALAGLERLDMMLNDSMYGILFRDINPVRTFVDQRFSRQVHARAGIIINTGEDNYLTTADAVEAAHTVTVSQLLNEFFAREAGLADWQLGLGHAFEIDPSVPESFRLELAHALLARELFPEAPLKWMPPTRHMTGDVFRGNLLNGFFNLAGVLTGQGILLVGMMTEAVATPWLSDRDIALQNVRYVLGAAGGLAEDFVPAPGGFIQRRAGQVLGEAVELLERIVDGSLLSAIADGTFGVMRRPVDGGKGRDGVVAQADGYVNPVSELLAEPVGGGDGG
- a CDS encoding amidohydrolase family protein; translated protein: MTNPAMVSGADLPAVLYRGGRLYCPAQPGATALLVRDGRIAWLGVDADAPRADVVVDLDRAVVTPAFVDAHVHATDTGLVSSGLDLSAVRSPQELLDRVAGFAAGLPGDAVVLGHGWDESTWGRAVPPDAGQLSRAAGGRRVYLSQASMHSALVSQALLAAVPSAPTTEADVPAVGGVPGWVRADAHHAVRAAAFGALGAVQRAGAQRAALESAARAGIAAVHECGGPVISSEADFAGVLAMSGDGLPEVYGYWGELMGLQRARELGAVGAGGDLFVDGAFGSGTAYVSRPYVDRDGCGRCFLTADQVAAHLVECVRWGVQGGFHAIGDAALSAVADGFAAAARQVGVDRLRAGRHRVEHVELLDRRVVAAFVEFGVVASVQPAFDRLWGGDSQMYAARLGAERALASNPFAVLHGVGVPLAFGSDSPVTPLDPWGAVRAAAAHFNPASRLAVRSAFAAHTRGGWRALPPGVVDASREGVLALGAAATFAVWSAPAGVSPQGLPVVLADDPAVWGPADPTPLPRCLRTVSRGREIFVAAGQVAVGAG
- a CDS encoding glutamate mutase L, with the translated sequence MSVAVCADVGSTVTKVVVVDVADGALLASAAHPTTVGSDVWEGLAAAVTAAGAGVPGGVRGAPWLVCSSAGGGLRLAVVGYEPLVTARAGVRVGLSAGARVVHVAAGRLDAPEVARLRAAAPDVVLLVGGTDGGDVEVLLHNAARLASAGMSTPVVVAGNVQGRAVAGAALRAAGLAVTVADNVLPRLGVLAPASARAAVREVFLRHVIGGSGLSRDGRFASSVRAATPDAVVSGVGVLADRVGADVLVVDVGGATTDVYSVVAPDGEPAGAEPVSTPEVAGWWGQARTVEGDLGVRVGAAGVVAAAVAERLVGDAEAVALTAAAARRVACPGLVPVDDAGRAVDLRLVELAAVVAVRRHARGGGQEPGGGRDLRRVRWLVGSGGVLRHASAADAVGVLRRLADDRGGGWLVPRAAVPVVDASYVLAAAGLLVGEFPQAAAGLVERYVLAASGVASGGRRGVGGDTPVDTR